In Sulfolobales archaeon, the genomic window TCAAAACCCCCACGAGATCAGTATCGTGGATAGCCTTAATCGTAACTTTAGCCATAGTCGAACACCGCCTCCCTAAGTCCCAGATAAGATAATCCTACTAAAAATAAAAAATAATAAGCCTTGCACATAATTACAGCCGAAAACCTCGCCTCACCCCTTTAGGGCGAGGATGTTGTCGATGCTTAATCTTTGATGTTAGCACTATAGCTAGGTGATGAGTAGCTATAAGCATGACAACCAAGCCCCCCGGATGACCATAGATGGGGGCTAACAACAATAGCCCCGAGCCCCCGAGAGGGGATAGGGGTAACACGCCCAAGACTGGGCGTAGGGCTAAACCAGGCAATAACATAGAATGATATAGAATGATCTATTATAGAATTGAAAGGGGAGGAGGTCAGCCTTCTAGCGCGAGGGAAAAAGATTGACTATCTCTAGATGCTGATCATATTTGAAATCGCTATTTGAAATATGCATATTGGAAGTATACTTGGAGGCCGCTTGGATATACAAATATACCTTCTAGCGATGACGATGCTGCGAAGAACTGTTTCTGTGTGTAGAGGAATATCCATGGTGCGTCTCTCCATATTATCTCTATAGCCTTTCTATATAGCTCTAATCTTCTTGTCTCGTTAAGCTCTCTTGAAGCCTCTCTAATTAGCTGATCTACCTGGGGATTGCAATACCTAGCCACATTAATCCCCTTAGGCGGTATCTGATCGCAGGTGAACTGGCTATTCAATGTGAAATACGCATCGGCAACAGGCGGGCCCACACCAACTAGGGCTGCATCCCATTCAAGCTGATCTGTGGGTTTTAGAAGTGATGCAATATAGTATGGCCAGTCACCTGTTTTAAGCTCAACCTGGATCCCTATCCTAGAGAGATATGCCTGGATAGCCTCTGCCTGTTGTTTATCCTGCACATACCCAGATCCTCCTATGGAGTGTAGAAGCACTATTTTGAAGCCATTGGGATAGCCGGCTTCTGCCAAGAGCTTCTTAGCCTTATCAGGATCATATGTATATGGCTCCATTGGGGAGTAGCCGAAGAAGTGGGGTGGGATGGGAGCATCAGCAGGTATGCCGAGGCCGAAGAGTACATTATCTATGATGGCCTTCTTATCTATGGCATAGTTGAGAGCCTGTCTAACCCTAGGATCTGCTAGGGGGCCCTTGGGAGCTAAAGCTACAAACATGATTAGATTACTTGCCGGCGTGATTATCTTTACCCTAGGATCTGTAGATAGCCTTGGAAGATCTGGTGCTGGAGCTGCATATATGAAATCCACATCACCTGCCAATAATGCTGCTAGTCTTGTAGATGCTTCTGGTATTACTAGCCACTCGATCCTCTTTATAGGTGGTTTTGGCCCCCAATAATCATCGTTCCTCTCCAAAACAAC contains:
- a CDS encoding ABC transporter substrate-binding protein, which translates into the protein MVSGLSRLALAGIVIAVVVIAVAASIIMLQQAPGQAGAGVQTTARTEARGATQIITTPQQTITSKKDILKIAIGTDLDTVDPHGQTSITVHNVLRHVYETLVWFDDKGNVIPWLAERWEVSPDGLVYTFYLRKGVKFHDGSEFNATVVKANIDRWIDPTVRVPLRSQLGPVERAEVVDRYTVKIYLKEPFAPFLRALTSYLLITSLDVIKRFGNQTITEVVGTGPYKFVSWEKGKRVVLERNDDYWGPKPPIKRIEWLVIPEASTRLAALLAGDVDFIYAAPAPDLPRLSTDPRVKIITPASNLIMFVALAPKGPLADPRVRQALNYAIDKKAIIDNVLFGLGIPADAPIPPHFFGYSPMEPYTYDPDKAKKLLAEAGYPNGFKIVLLHSIGGSGYVQDKQQAEAIQAYLSRIGIQVELKTGDWPYYIASLLKPTDQLEWDAALVGVGPPVADAYFTLNSQFTCDQIPPKGINVARYCNPQVDQLIREASRELNETRRLELYRKAIEIIWRDAPWIFLYTQKQFFAASSSLEGIFVYPSGLQVYFQYAYFK